From the genome of Neodiprion pinetum isolate iyNeoPine1 chromosome 3, iyNeoPine1.2, whole genome shotgun sequence, one region includes:
- the Rsph9 gene encoding radial spoke head protein 9 homolog produces the protein MECIRLIDTLDLLGHAGVCVGTENSQLLQNSLIILQNENHFRKCYYWGRINGIQNDYHVAYGYEKECLSGRIYFYSTNCLDWLLMPKVTKCGRFLTPLAVTRFEGDPSIITNVYKANPPFPPNEDSKRHYDGPIPKELKEEDRLASLVDLINEDAFVVPRGAWFKAPNGEVIENPGFEGITLTEAQHLKSFLHGRLPQQKWNTNLLTRSDYNYAVDFLDTIDTDVPEGCWDLQFLLGCRMVTLHSLYWPGMTFYHKLNSPHYGSMYIGYGKKNLDVPFMV, from the exons GCGTGGGTACCGAAAATTCTCAGCTCCTTCAAAACTCTCTGATAATTCTACAGAACGAAAATCATTTCCGCAAATGCTATTACTGGGGACGAATTAACGGGATACAGAACGACTACCACGTTGCTTATGGTTATGAAAAGGAATGTCTTAGTGGtcggatatatttttatag TACAAACTGCCTGGACTGGCTGTTGATGCCGAAAGTCACAAAATGTGGAAGGTTTCTAACACCGTTAGCAGTGACAAGATTCGAAGGTGATCCATCGATAATCACCAACGTTTATAAGGCGAATCCACCTTTTCCACCAAACGAAGATTCCAAACGGCATTATGAC GGACCTATTCCAAAAGAATTGAAGGAAGAGGATCGCCTGGCTTCGCTTGTAGATCTAATAAACGAAGATGCGTTCGTCGTTCCCAGGGGCGCTTGGTTCAAGGCTCCCAATGGAGAAGTAATAGAAAATCCAGGTTTTGAAGGGATAACCCTTACCGAAGCTCAACATCTAAAGTCATTTTTGCATGGTCGACTTCCGCAGCAAAAGTGGAATACGAATCTGCTGACTAGATCAGATTACAATTACGCTGTTGATTTTCTAGACACTATCGACACGGATGTTCCAGAAG GATGCTGGGATTTACAATTCCTGCTCGGATGTCGTATGGTTACTTTACACAGCCTGTACTGGCCGGGAATGACCTTTTATCATAAATTAAACTCACCTCATTACGGATCAATGTACATCGGATACGGAAAGAAGAATTTAGATGTTCCGTTCATGGTTTGA
- the LOC124214459 gene encoding ubiquitin thioesterase otubain-like, translated as MENKPSQQKPAENTEVNQDELILQQQRRIEKEISESIALVGEKEPLQSLEREYLEDEVYLSKAKTLGQKYSYIRRTRPDGNCFFRAFSYAYLERLIDIKDEFEKFRELALKSKDNLVSLGFPEFTVEDFHDTFMEVIDKVGAGTEASRLELHKLFNEQGYSDYVVVYLRLIASGQLQREADFYQHFIEGDRTVTEFCHQEVEPMYKESDHIHIIAMSAALGTGVQVRYMDRGAGTEATAHDFPEGVPPAVHLLYRPGHYDILYP; from the exons ATGGAAAACAAGCCATCGCAACAGAAGCCGGCAGAAAACACAG AAGTCAATCAAGATGAGTTGATCCTGCAACAACAGCGGCGAATCGAAAAAGAG ATTTCCGAGTCGATAGCTTTAGTAGGGGAGAAGGAGCCGCTCCAAAGTTTGGAGCGTGAATACCTGGAGGATGAGGTTTATCTTTCCAAAGCTAAAACCTTAGGACAAAAATACTCTTATATCCGGAGGACCAGACCCGACGGCAATTGCTTCTTCCGTGCTTTCAGTTACGCTTATCTAGAAAGACTGATCGACATTaaagatgaatttgaaaaattcagggAGCTCGCGCTTAAGAGCAAAGATAATCTTGTCTCTTTAGGATTCCCAGAATTTACTGTCGAAGACTTTCACGACACG TTCATGGAGGTCATCGACAAAGTGGGTGCTGGTACCGAAGCTAGTCGCTTAGAGCTCCATAAGCTTTTTAATGAACAAGGATATTCCGATTATGTTGTCGTTTATCTCAGGCTAATCGCATCTGGCCAGTTGCAACGCGAGGCTGACTTCTATCAGCATTTTATCGAGGGAGATCGCACGGTTACTGAGTTCTGCCATCAG GAAGTGGAGCCAATGTACAAAGAATCAGACCACATCCATATTATAGCGATGAGTGCTGCTTTGGGAACAGGAGTCCAAGTGCGTTACATGGATCGAGGTGCTGGAACAGAAGCAACAGCACATGACTTCCCAGAGGGAGTACCGCCTGCTGTTCACCTTCTCTACCGACCTGGCCACTATGACATCCTCTATCCTTGA